The Hyla sarda isolate aHylSar1 chromosome 2, aHylSar1.hap1, whole genome shotgun sequence genome includes the window cttttgtcTGAGCTCCTTATTCCTCTGACGGTCTTCTCATGAGACAACAATAAGTATACTATATAGCTACTTGCAAGGGTCATCAGCCCCACAAAAATAAAATCTCTTGTGGCCATAAAAGCCCCATTGAGTATATatgagaaataatttacaaaatctATATTGCAGAAAATCACATGCAGTGTAAAGGGAGAGGTAGTAAAATTTCCTTTGGCACGTGCTATAGACATGCTGTAAGGGTACATTATGAGGATCATAAGCCATATGGTGGAAATTATGATAGACGTGTTTTGTGAAACCTTTTGCTTTAGAAAAGACCACACTCCAAAATTTGGGGCAATAAGAATGCACTGGTGGCAACTAAGCAAACTGGTGATAGCAATACACATGGCTCTACTAACTCTGTAAGTGTATATTATCAGCATGCATTCTGTATCATTAAGTAAGTTATTCATTCCAATCGCCTCCAAAGACTGAGGTAAAATGCGAGAAAAGAGGACAAGAAGATTTGCTAAAGCCAAAACCACCAGCATTATATTAGCCGAGAGCAACTTTTTTTCTACGATCCTCAGGCAAATGAATTGAACCAAGATAAAGATATTCCCCGGTACACCGACCACCATTAAGAAGAGAAAGCCAGCAGCTTTAAGGAGGGCATGAGGATCCATCATATCCATGTACTGCAATTATTTGATGTCTGAGGGGAGAAAACAATATCAAAATATGGCTAAGAAGGTTACTGTAAACTATTTAGATATACCTAATGTTTGTATATTGCTCAAACCATAATATACAGCTCCTTCAATAAGTCTGCTTGTTGTATAGTCTTCCCTCAAGAGTGACTTAAACTTTaaggggtacattttttttaaaatcaactggtgtcaaaaagttaaacagatttgtaaattacttctatttaaaaatctcaatccttccagtacttatcagatgctgtatgctccagaggaagttcttttaaaaaaatgtattttctgtcttaccacagtgctctttgctgacacatctgtccatgtcaggaactgtccagagcaggataggtatgggggatttgctcctgctctggatagttcctgaaataaacaaaggtgtcagcagagagcactacagaaattctgcactgcactgcagatagtcagacagaaattcaaaaagtaaagaacttcctctgtagtatacaacagttgataaagtactggaaggattaagatttttaaatagaagtaatttacaaatctgtttaactttctggcaacagttgatttaaaaaaaaaaaaatttcaccagagtaccccttttttagcACCAATCCCGACAAATCAGCATAGGTTACATAAGCATTGTTTTCCCAAATTGTGTCATTTACCTGCTGAATGAAGAAAGCTTGTCATTTAGCAAGGATGGCAACtgatgtgtatagtatgtgaagAAAGACATTCCTCTTAGAGGGAAAGCTGATTAGGACAGCAGAGCTGACTATGGGATTTTACATTTCACCATGATTTACTAAGAAATTCTGCAGAGTTTCAGAAATTATAGTATTGAAGATGAGCTAAGATTGATGTATACAGTCAAGAAGGCTGCTCTCTGCTGCTCTCTTCCTAGCCGGGCTTGATTGACAAGTCTGTATGCATGTATAGGAAGATACTCACATAAACACAAACACAcgtatgtatgtgtttgtgtgtgtgtgtgtatatatattgtgatgaggtggcaaggaaagggtgtatttcattGGCTTACCCTGAAgtatctctcacctgcttcttaattaatgaggcaagagggaagggaggtgtgtatataagatggagagtcagtctaatctggggtcttcctaggagacagcaagtgGGCTGTAGCAGAGAGACAGAATCTGCTAAGGAGTACACAGcctgagctatgagtggctcaaagagtgacatgaattgtgagtagaaggttgcaggggacatatgtttaaccggctgagggaagctcagcagttgttagtcaggacaagctgatcagtgatcactgatttagtcagtgaccagacagtctaggattttgttttgttcctgctttttgtttatttttttccctgcaacctgtctcataaaactggcaaggtgccagatttgcattataaacgtttgtttgctggtttattgagaagaaacgcatcctgtggcttagtccaggacgatcccagagtgaatcCCCAAGGATggttccttacaatatatatatatatatatatatatatatatatatatatatatatatatatatttgttatatacccattgttggcaatgacagaggtcaaacgttttctgtaagtcttcacaaagttttcacacactgttgctggtattttggcccaatcCTCCATGTGGATCTCCTGTagcgcagtgatgttttggggctatcGCTGGGcaacaaaggttttctatggggttgagatctggatacTGGCTAaagcactccaggaccttgaaatgcttcttacgaagccactcctttgttgcccgggtggtgtgtctgggatcattgtcatgttgaaaGACTCAGccccatttcatcttcaatgctcttgctgatggaaggaggttttcactagcagaaaaacagccccaaagcattatgtttccacccccatgcttcacagtaggtatggtgttctttggatgcaactcagcagtctttctcctccaaacatgatgagttgagtttttaccaaaaagttctactttggtttcatctgaccatatgatattctcccaatactcttctggatcatccaaatgctctctagcaaacttcagatgggcccggacatgtactggcttgagcagggggacatgtctggcactgcatgatttgagtcccttgcagtgtagtgtgttactgatggtagcctttattactttggtcccagctctgtactttcactaggtccccccgtgtggttctgggagttttgctcactgttcttgtgattattttgacaccacggggtgagatcttgttcATAcagttgtatgtatgtgtgtgtgtgtatatatatatatatatatatatatatatatacacacacagtgggcAAAACAGTAtaaattcataaaatcacattgtcttattcttaaagaatttatttgcaaattatggtggaaaataagtgtttGGTCACCTACACCTATACCTCCGCTTGttgcctgtattaatggcacctgtttgaacttgttattagtataaaagacacctgtccacaaactcaaacagtcaaactccaaactccactatggccaagaccaaagagctgtcaaagaacACCAGAAACACAATTGGAGACCTAcatcaggctgggaagactgaatctgcaataggcatgcagcttggtgtgaagaaatcaactgtgggagcaaatattagaaaatggaagacatacaagaccactgataatctccctcgatctggtgctccatgcaagatctcaccccaaggtgtcaaaatgatcacaaaaacggtgagaaaaaatcccagaaccacacgggggggctAGTGGATGACCTGCAGagggctgggaccaaagtaacaaaggctaccatcagtaacatactacgccaccagggactcaaatcatgcagtgccaacgtgtcccccttcttaagccagtacatgtccgggcccatctgaagtttgctagagagcatttggatgatccagaagagtattgggagaatgccatatggtcagatgaaaccaaagtagaactctttggtaaaaactcaactcgttgtgttttggaggagaaagaatgctgagttgcctccaaagaacaccatacctactgtgaagcatggggggggacATCATGCTTTGGGAATTTGTTTCTGCTAGggcaccaggacgactgatccgtgtaaagtaaagaatgaatggggccatgtatcatgagattttgagtgaaaacctctttccatcagcaagggcattgaagatgaaatgtggcttggtctttcagcaatggtcccaaacacaccacctgggcaaaGAAGGAGtgtcttcataagaagcatttcaaggtccttgtgtctccagatctcaaccccatagaaaacctttggagggagttgaaagtctgtgttgcccagcaacagcccgaAAACATTACTGCTCTAGAGGGGATccccatggaggaatgggccaaaataccagcaacagagtcgtgaaaaccatgtgaagacttacaaaaaatgtttgacctctgtcattgccaacaaagggtatataacaaagcatttatttaattttattaaatttttttaatttaaacatAATTACAACTGTTTAATCAAGCTGCAAATTAGGACTCATAGTATCTCCAGGAAGTTTTAAATATTGGGttaaatatacagtacattacatt containing:
- the LOC130357935 gene encoding olfactory receptor class A-like protein 1, whose translation is MDPHALLKAAGFLFLMVVGVPGNIFILVQFICLRIVEKKLLSANIMLVVLALANLLVLFSRILPQSLEAIGMNNLLNDTECMLIIYTYRVSRAMCIAITSLLSCHQCILIAPNFGVWSFLKQKVSQNTSIIISTIWLMILIMYPYSMSIARAKGNFTTSPFTLHVIFCNIDFVNYFSYILNGAFMATRDFIFVGLMTLASSYIVYLLLSHEKTVRGIRSSDKRKKKSVEYKASRAVILLVVLYVVLFGLDNSMWIYTLTMSGVSPETNDARIMLSCSYSALSPFVIIATNQKLQQRVKYRQKKKAILWISQNSTISDLQ